In Mus caroli chromosome 9, CAROLI_EIJ_v1.1, whole genome shotgun sequence, a single window of DNA contains:
- the Cep295 gene encoding centrosomal protein of 295 kDa isoform X1 has translation MTEVTRAGSWLSRRYPNGCWVTGRVRVPVCREARPHTLSDPLYLTYSEMKRKGMNTKLRLSPSEEAFILKEDYERRRKLRLLQVREQERGIAFQIREGIKQRRSQQVSHLAEELRTKWEEAQSQKIQNLEKLYLASLRHMGDGHRQAKENEPDLDALSRRAAERKRKAEVRHKEALKVQKNQKEILMKQKTRHIKARKEAVLVEKQRSAKMARLPPPVPSPFENIDVNRIPSLKTNSSTYHHISTFVSRQMGTKQPDAHLAAEEEARRVERLREQAAQERVKQFERAHVRGSQAMKKIHLAQNQERLMEELKQLQKEDLARRRQTVAQMPPQMLELPYRRSEMKEDWQRELEFAFEDMYNADRKVKGNLILHLKPEPLPTMSDQLQDEELDLSMEQENQVPLTTKIQQIPSRILFKRLLNKIRSQKSLWTIKSVSEDEGDVTSSIIEIESKVPSMDSGAIITEERTATSFEQEQVTDSDRLTIESGPLSSEDKPLYYKAGTGREQAMAVSPPAPAVAQSSVLLHPQEEAVRIRMSLRRKQIMEIEEQKQKQLELLEQIEQQKLRLETDCFRAQLEEQRKQADQPEVCCASMSHAMISDEDSHRQMIRNYQHQLLQQNRLHKETVETARKRLLEYQTVLKERFPSLSASALVPDSVVSGPPQQSQKPAAASDSWDPSQRLKLSPSKYQPVQPSQIPALEQSHIQVPRHGHIPQRQGKMAVSEMLAKQPVESQERQWQFSQVDTHQRDCEFVLKDSHSLSRTLSYVRPQTLQDAREVSKPPRVIICQSLDSQQISSEDSENISSKPSEPSSFLPLVPERPFTSLPVKFNSGTIHKPFTTINKSVISQMHDQPLSSSENITAQQGDLRFLQEQLELQKKVLQARQEAREKLLLCTQKELEQQTGLPVFLPSPIGNIFPSLPSASAESGNFQTSSTKSDATVSSDNMDRLWDSSQPISSQQTHLEFLQEQSSVEKDNLQARREAQEVLFAHTQNKLDKNVRSEQAGSSWPNQVAQQSFSSLTSADTQSKKIQKQPLPTNKKGLFPSQSEVSRAQDGSSGFLQQSLPLQNTLKLLQEQLTIQRSMIQPRHDGQETLLLYKERCSEDSEAGPVDSLSSVVVQHSDASHAVSEVVPKRLQEVYSSKKENRVLSSHLITHGFPQHSLPRQEHFTSLQEETHIQRLILGARKKNQEFAHKQNELEKGLYSQQTDALSSPSQTTEWEISQESVSVKSDSTDPLRHFKIPGFRERLVRVSQHTFPLQDNLQEHQEWVDTEKESFQSSPLTPENPSSQQTGFSSFKASLRLPSCVSLPSADSGITQHPLSTESDSKVKSSHLQIPELQHRLLKISQLIQPQQDSLKALQEQLATQREAIIHSRQEAHEETLREWKEKIFPEQAGPFSPLIPQHSLASFPVSDTERAQELCSANSDTVSSGYPEMLELPDRTLGLSHTALPQQNNLTAHPEHLHAPTNSFHSTEKAQEGLMFPRPCKFEEMSAEHFIQPQHDDLKALQQQLDMQREAIRSGQEMQEKMLLQRLNKLEQRVSSKQISSSLFSSQVALPIANSDGTLQSFPTKSNETEMLRSHDECLSFSQLHLPLQDNMTEQVDLEKVFHKELLLHKQKSQNKSESSEHSLPLFRSKEIEHPFISLPFAESKPKSICELYLSEKKHAAPNDAVIPRLQDRLLSCSQSVLTQQDNMSLQKQLNLQRETLHSRQKAQEELLVQRQTSLQQQIQKHRETLKNFFNVSQARNPTGENDLEMQKREQLGGWFPHTQGLTWGDAGQGSSHGEQPHSDVHAEHSGESLAKELSDRASKPPVSKVKCVLDLNQHELSTIQEVESPASGRISMPGKQGKAEFYQDRDPLRVSVSREQSFLESPLAHDPFGCHQPPAQENSKSHDDNAEAVKVKKSDVEDHAVLSHAISKEEACTYLGPLVKPDDEAETQEISQEPLSSVTVSTGSFLSYEITDLSLTDPESFSEQTEHLEQESTNKQEETDPLSFAVPSIQVTYQQQHSLGAHNSLLPMEEESTCDHTHVQQIMDKDVIEANLIPDKRDFQVPAVDLDFRELEHIFPHLHRQLFKPLEPHLDFDLSSPGTSQEDRDFYQQSSESSSEKHVKALSTGTICFPALTANSHSPNPRLNQLDINLAHATTEGSEQSFQQLRPELSSQEKQHADLPSIYSIEARGPSQSMEKQNYPEMLQNKKKSLSLQPSTENLTPACSSSDTALFDQLHLQHSTPCASVSSESSVKQLESREEMLGFEELSRRAVTMSQRLTEDENVVLPINPHVGRVEMEASVQGSNPLSIQNEKPIQNFIETDTTEAVRNVCQLAQAEHILKSCPFRSPIPIWETDTGYGIMEEPDLTLVSTSDISFTETDLANLTLEDREDNEAQFFQADVVLPTSSMETSVCGAVSEPYVDQPTAAPSATSGSLQEVFMTRQTLMERSYQRQREIWNKTRLPQTKVSKEKLPTGYTGS, from the exons GTTCGAGAACAAGAAAGGGGCATTGCCTTCCAGATAAGAGAAGGCATAAAACAGAGGCGAAGTCAGCAGGTTTCTCATTTGGCTGAGGAGCTAAGGACAAAATGGGAAGAAGCACAAAGCCAGAAAATACAGAACTTGGAAAAACTATATTTGGCAAGTTTAAGACATATGGGAGACGGACATCGACAGGCTAAAGAAAAT GAACCTGACTTGGATGCTCTTTCTCGGCgggcagcagaaagaaaaagaaaagcagaagtgaGGCATAAAGAAGCCCTAAAAGTgcagaaaaatcaaaaagaaatattaatgaaacagaaaaccAG GCACATAAAAGCTCGAAAGGAAGCAGTGCTTGTGGAAAAACAGAGATCTGCTAAAATGGCCAGGCTGCCACCGCCTGTCCCATCCCCCTTTGAG AACATTGACGTAAACAGAATTCCTTCATTGAAAACCAACAGTTCCACCTACCACCATATTTCCACCTTTGTGAGTAGACAGATGGGTACAAAGCAG CCAGATGCTCATTTGGCTGCTGAAGAAGAAGCTCGACGAGTGGAAAGACTACGGGAACAGGCGGCACAGGAGAGAGTGAAACAATTTGAAAGGGCACATGTGCGGGGATCCCAAGCCATGAAAAAGATCCATTTGGCCCAA AACCAGGAGCGATTGATGGAAGAACTCAAACAGCTGCAGAAAGAGGACCTGGCCCGTAGGAGGCAGACCGTGGCACAGATGCCGCCACAGATGCTGGAGTTGCCATACCGACGGAGTGAGATGAAGGAAGACTGGCAGCGAGAGCTGGAGTTTGCCTTTGAAGATATGTACAATGCAGATAGGA agGTGAAAGGAAACCTGATTTTACATCTTAAGCCAGAACCTTTGCCTACAATGTCTGATCAGCTCCAAGATGAAGAACTGGACCTTTCAATGGAACAAGAAAATCAAG TGCCCTTGACAACAAAGATCCAACAAATCCCCtcaagaattctttttaaaagattattaaacAAGATTAGAAGTCAAAAATCTCTCTGGACAATTAAATCTGTGTCTGAGGATGAAGGTGACGTGACTTCGAGCATCATTGAGATTGAGAGTAAAGTACCAAGCATGGACTCAGGAGCCATTATCACGGAGGAGAGAACAGCGACGTCCTTTGAGCAGGAGCAAG TCACAGACAGTGATAGGCTGACGATAGAATCTGGACCACTGAGCAGTGAAGATAAGCCATTGTACTACAAAGCAGGGACTGGAAGGGAACAAG CAATGGCTGTGTCTCCACCTGCCCCAGCTGTGGCTCAGAGTTCAGTCCTGCTTCATCCTCAGGAAGAAGCAGTCAGAATTCGAATGTCATTAAGGCGCAAACAG ATAATGGAGATAgaagagcagaagcagaagcagttgGAATTACTTGAACAAATTGAGCAACAGAAGTTACGGTTAGAAACTGATTGTTTCCGGGCTCAACTGGAAgagcaaagaaagcaagctgatcagCCTGAG gtttgctGTGCTTCAATGTCACATGCTATGATTTCTGATGAAGACTCTCACAGGCAGATGATTCGTAACTATCAACATCAGCTTTTACAACAAAACAG GTTACACAAGGAGACTGTTGAAACTGCCAGGAAACGATTACTCGAATACCAAACTGTATTAAAAGAAAGATTCCCATCCCTGTCAGCCTCAGCACTGGTACCTGATTCTGTTGTGTCAGGGCCACCACAGCAATCCCAAAAGCCTGCTGCTGCTTCAGACTCTTGGGATCCAAGCCAGAGACTGAAACTAAGTCCTAGCAAATATCAACCTGTGCAACCCTCACAGATCCCTGCATTAGAGCAGAGTCATATTCAGGTACCAAGACATGGTCACATTCCACAGAGGCAAGGAAAAATGGCTGTATCAGAAATGTTAGCTAAGCAGCCTGTAGAGTCACAAGAACGTCAGTGGCAGTTCTCTCAGGTGGACACACATCAGAGAGACTGTGAGTTCGTCCTTAAAGATTCTCATTCACTTTCAAGGACTTTGTCTTATGTTAGGCCACAAACATTGCAAGATGCTAGAGAAGTATCTAAACCTCCTAGGGTAATAATTTGTCAAAGTCTAGATTCCCAACAGATATCATCAGAGGATAGTGAAAATATATCTTCTAAGCCAAGTGAACCGTCTTCTTTTCTCCCACTGGTACCCGAACGCCCGTTTACTAGTCTCCCAGTTAAATTCAATTCTGGAACAATTCACAAACCCTTTACGACCATAAACAAGTCTGTAATCAGTCAAATGCATGATCAACCTTTGTCATCCTCAGAGAATATTACAGCTCAGCAGGGTGACTTAAGATTTCTTCAAGAACAGTTAGAACTACAGAAGAAAGTTCTTCAGGCAAGACAAGAGGCTCGGGAAAAGCTGCTTTTATGCACACAGAAAGAACTGGAACAGCAGACTGGTCTCCCAGTATTCCTCCCTTCACCAATTGGAAATATATTTCCTTCATTGCCCTCTGCCTCAGCTGAATCAGGAAACTTTCAGACATCTTCAACAAAAAGTGATGCCACTGTTTCCTCAGACAATATGGACAGGCTTTGGGATTCTTCACAACCCATCTCATCACAGCAAACTCATTTAGAATTTCTCCAAGAGCAGTCCAGTGTTGAGAAGGATAACCTTCAGGCTAGGCGGGAAGCCCAGGAGGTCTTGtttgcacatacacaaaataagctGGATAAAAATGTACGTTCTGAACAAGCTGGGTCTTCTTGGCCAAATCAGGTAGCTCAGCAGTCATTTAGTTCACTAACATCGGCTGATACACAATCTAAAAAAATCCAGAAACAGCCTTTACCTACAAACAAGAAAGGGCTATTCCCAAGCCAGTCTGAAGTCTCAAGAGCTCAGGATGGATCTTCAGGTTTTCTACAGCAGAGCCTACCTCTCCAGAACACTTTAAAGTTGCTTCAAGAACAGCTGACTATACAGAGGAGTATGATTCAGCCTAGACATGATGGTCAAGAGACAttacttttatataaagaaagaTGTTCAGAAGACAGTGAGGCTGGGCCAGTAGATTCACTCTCCTCCGTGGTTGTTCAGCATTCAGATGCTTCTCATGCAGTTTCAGAAGTTGTACCTAAGCGGCTCCAGGAAGTGTATtcatctaagaaagaaaatagagttcTCTCCAGTCATTTGATCACCCATGGCTTTCCACAGCACAGCCTGCCAAGACAAGAACATTTTACATCACTCCAGGAAGAGACACACATTCAGAGGCTTATACTtggtgctagaaaaaaaaatcaggaatttgCTCACAAGCAAAATGAATTAGAAAAGGGGCTCTATTCTCAACAGACTGATGCCTTGTCTTCTCCATCCCAAACAACCGAATGGGAAATATCCCAGGAGTCTGTATCAGTCAAAAGTGATAGTACTGATCCCTTAAGACATTTTAAGATTCCAGGATTTCGGGAAAGACTAGTTAGAGTTTCACAACATACATTCCCTCTCCAAGATAATTTGCAGGAACACCAAGAATGGgtagacacagaaaaagagagcTTTCAATCTAGTCCTCTGACTCCAGAAAATCCATCTTCTCAACAGACAGGCTTTTCGTCCTTCAAAGCCTCATTAAGACTGCCATCGTGTGTGTCCTTGCCATCTGCTGACTCTGGTATAACACAGCACCCTCTCTCAACAGAGAGTGACAGTAAAGTCAAGTCAAGCCATCTTCAGATACCAGAACTGCAGCATAGACTTTTGAAGATTTCCCAGCTCATCCAGCCTCAACAAGACAGTCTGAAGGCCCTTCAAGAACAATTAGCTACACAAAGGGAAGCCATCATCCACTCTAGACAAGAAGCTCATGAAGAAACACTaagagaatggaaggaaaaaatattCCCAGAGCAGGCTGGTCCATTTTCTCCCCTGATACCACAGCATTCACTTGCTTCATTCCCTGTTTCTGATACTGAAAGAGCACAAGAACTATGTTCAGCCAACAGTGACACCGTATCTTCAGGTTATCCTGAGATGCTGGAGTTGCCTGACAGGACCTTGGGTTTATCACATACTGCTTTACCTCAGCAGAATAATCTGACTGCACATCCAGAACACCTTCATGCACCAACAAATTCTTTTCACTCTACTGAGAAAGCCCAAGAAGGGTTGATGTTTCCCAGACCATGTAAATTTGAAGAGATGTCTGCTGAGCATTTTATCCAGCCTCAACATGATGACTTAAAGGCACTTCAACAGCAGTTAGATATGCAAAGGGAAGCCATTAGATCTGGCCAGGAAATGCAAGAGAAAATGCTTTTGCAGAGGTTAAATAAATTGGAGCAAAGGGTATCTTCCAAACAAATTAGCTCCTCTCTATTTTCATCCCAGGTAGCACTGCCCATTGCCAATTCTGACGGGACCTTACAGTCTTTCCCAACTAAAAGTAATGAGACGGAGATGCTCAGGTCCCATGATGAGTGTCTGAGCTTTTCACAGCTTCATCTGCCTCTGCAGGATAACATGACAGAGCAGGTGGACTTAGAAAAGGTATTTCATAAAGAACTGCTTTTACACAAACAAAAGAGCCAAAACAAAAGTGAATCTTCTGAGCATTCCCTCCCTCTGTTTCGGTCCAAGGAAATAGAGCATCCATTCATTTCACTACCTTTTGCAGAAAGTAAACCTAAAAGCATTTGTGAGTTGTATTTATCTGAAAAGAAGCATGCAGCTCCTAATGATGCTGTGATCCCAAGATTGCAGGACAGACTTTTAAGCTGTTCCCAATCTGTCTTAACTCAGCAAGATAACATGAGTCTTCAGAAGCAGCTGaatctacaaagagaaactctacACTCTAGGCAAAAAGCCCAAGAAGAATTGCTTGTGCAGAGACAGACATCCTTACAGCAGCAAATCCaaaaacacagagagaccttgaaaAATTTCTTTAATGTCAGTCAG GCAAGGAATCCCACAGGTGAGAATGACTTGGAaatgcagaagagagaacagCTGGGAGGGTGGTTTCCTCACACCCAAGGCCTTACCTGGGGAGACGCAGGCCAGGGGAGCTCTCATGGTGAGCAGCCACATTCAGATGTCCATGCTGAGCACAGTG GTGAGAGTCTGGCCAAAGAACTGAGTGATAGAGCCTCAAAGCCACCTGTCTCCAAAGTTAAATGTGTTTTGGACTTAAACCAGCACGAGCTTAGTACTATACAGGAAGTAGAGTCACCAGCAAGTGGCAGAATTTCCATGCCAGGTAAACAAG GAAAAGCAGAGTTTTATCAAGACCGAGACCCATTAAGGGTCTCAGTAAGCAGAGAACAAAGTTTCTTGGAGAGCCCACTGGCACATGATCCATTTGGTTGTCACCAACCACCTGCCCAAGAAAACAGCAAAAGCCATGATGACAATGCTGAAGCAG TTAAAGTCAAGAAATCTGATGTTGAGGATCATGCAGTATTGAGTCATGCTATCTCAAAAGAAGAAGCGTGTACATACCTGGGTCCCCTTGTAAAGCCAGACGATGAG GCTGAAACACAAGAGATTTCTCAGGAGCCATTGTCTTCAGTAACTGTTTCTACTGGAAGCTTCTTAAGTTATGAAATCACAGATTTGAGCCTCACAGATCCAG AGTCATTTTCAGAACAGACAGAGCATCTAGAACAAGAATCTACCAATAAGCAGGAAGAGACTGATCCTCTTAGTTTTGCAGTCCCTTCAATACAAGTCACTTATCAGCAACAGCATTCCTTAGGTGCTCATAACTCTCTGTTGCCCATGGAGGAAGAAAGTACATGTGATCATACACATGTTCAGCAGATCATGGACAAGGATGTAATTGAAGCAAATCTGATACCTGACAAAAGAGACTTTCAgg TTCCAGCTGTGGACCTTGACTTTCGAGAATTGGAACACATATTTCCACACTTGCATCGTCAGCTCTTTAAACCCTTAGAACCACATCTAGATTTTGACTTATCATCCCCTGGGACATCTCAAGAAGACAGAGACTTTTACCAG caGAGCTCAGAATCTTCATCTGAAAAACATGTTAAGGCATTGTCCACAGGCACAATCTGCTTCCCAGCACTGACAGCCAACTCACATTCTCCTAACCCAAGGCTGAACCAACTTGATATTAACCTGGCTCATGCGACAACTGAGG gatCTGAACAGTCTTTTCAACAGCTTCGACCAGAACTCTCTTCACAGGAAAAGCAACATGCTGATCTACCCAGTATTTATAGCATTGAAGCAAGAGGTCCTTCCCAAAGCATGGAAAAGCAGAACTATCCTGAAATGttacagaataagaaaaaaagtctctctctccagccctcaacagAGAACTTGACTCCAGCCTGCAGTTCATCTGATACTGCTCTGTTTGATCAGTTACACCTGCAGCACAGCACTCCGTGTGCTTCTGTCTCTAGTGAGAGCTCAGTAAAACAGttagaaagcagagaagaaatgctgggatttgaagagCTGTCAAGAAGGGCAGTTACAATGTCACAAAGACTCACTGAAGATGAAAATGTAGTTCTACCTATAAACCCACATGTAGGAAGAGTGGAGATGGAGGCTTCAGTTCAGGGGTCTAATCCATTGAGTATTCAAAATGAAAAGCCAATTCAGAACTTCATTGAAACTGACACTACAGAAGCTGTAAGAAATGTATGTCAGCTAGCACAAGCAGAGCACATATTAAAATCCTGTCCATTTCGGAGCCCTATTCCAATCTGG GAAACGGATACTGGCTATGGTATAATGGAAGAACCAGATCTCACTCTAGTGAGTACTAGTGACATCAGCTTCACTGAAACAGATCTTGCAAACTTAACCCttgaagacagagaagacaatgAAGCACAGTTTTTTCAG GCAGATGTTGTTCTACCTACGTCTTCAATGGAAACCTCTGTTTGTGGAGCTGTATCAGAGCCTTATGTGGACCAACCCACAGCGGCACCTTCAG CTACATCAGGTAGTTTACAAGAAGTATTTATGACAAGACAGACACTTATGGAACGATCTtaccagaggcagagagagatctGGAATAAAACTCGACTCCCTCAAACCAAAGTATCCAAAGAGAAGCTACCTACAG GTTACACAGGCAGTTAG